From the genome of Aspergillus fumigatus Af293 chromosome 1, whole genome shotgun sequence, one region includes:
- a CDS encoding bifunctional chorismate synthase/riboflavin reductase [NAD(P)H] ARO2: MSTWGEYFRVTTYGESHCRSVGCIVDGCPPGMELTEEDIQPQMTRRRPGQSALTTPRNEKDRVEIQSGTEFGITLGTPIGMMVRNEDQRPKDYGGSTMDLYPRPSHADYTYLEKYGVKASSGGGRSSARETIGRVAAGAIAEKYLRLSHGVEIVAFVSSVGNEHLFPPTPEHPSPSTNPEFLKLIETIDRKTVDAFVPTRCPNEEAAARMTKVIETFRDNQDSIGGTVTCVIRNVPVGLGEPCFDKLEAKLAHAMLSIPATKGFEIGSGFGGCEVPGSIHNDPFTVSEVQTRTGSTQRLTTKTNNSGGIQGGISNGAPIYFRVAFKPPATIGQAQTTASYSFEEGILEAKGRHDPCVTPRAVPIVEAMSALVVMDALMAQYARESAKNLLPPLPSTLPTKPTLGSSGAPASS; the protein is encoded by the exons ATGTCGACGTGGGGAGAATACTTTCGGGTCACCAC CTATGGTGAATCCCATTGCCGCTCTGTCGGCTGCATCGTCGATGGCTGCCCTCCAGGCATGGAGCTTACAGAGGAAGACATCCAACCCCAGATGACTCGAAGACGTCCCGGGCAGAGTGCTCTAACGACGCCTCGAAATGAAAAAGACCGAGTAGAGATCCAGTCTGGAACGGAGTTCGGCATCACCCTGGGTACCCCGATTGGAATGATGGTGCGCAACGAGGATCAGAGACCCAAGGACTACGGTGGCAGCACAATGGATCTCTACCCTCGTCCCAGTCACGCTGATTATACTTACCTGGAGAAATACGGTGTCAAGGCGAGCAGCGGTGGTGGCCGGAGTAGTGCCCGCGAGACCATTG GCCGTGTCGCCGCAGGAGCCATTGCGGAGAAGTACCTACGCCTGTCGCATGGTGTCGAAATTGTCGCCTTTGTGTCCTCCGTTGGTAACGAACACCTTTTCCCGCCGACCCCCGAGCACCCTTCTCCATCGACCAACCCTGAGTTCCTGAAGCTCATCGAGACCATCGACCGTAAGACTGTCGATGCCTTCGTCCCCACTCGCTGCCCGAacgaggaggcggcggcACGCATGACAAAAGTGATCGAGACTTTCCGGGACAACCAAGATAGCATCGGCGGCACCGTCACCTGCGTGATCCGCAACGTCCCCGTCGGCCTGGGCGAGCCTTGcttcgacaagctcgaggcCAAGCTGGCGCACGCCATGCTCAGCATCCCCGCCACCAAGGGCTTTGAGATCGGCTCGGGCTTCGGTGGCTGCGAGGTCCCCGGCTCCATCCACAACGACCCCTTCACCGTCTCCGAGGTCCAGACCCGCACCGGCAGCACACAGCGCCTGACCACCAAGACCAACAACTCCGGCGGCATCCAGGGCGGGATCTCCAACGGCGCTCCCATCTATTTCCGCGTTGCCTTCAAGCCCCCCGCCACCATCGGCCAGGCTCAGACCACCGCCTCTTACAGCTTCGAGGAGGGCATCCTCGAGGCCAAGGGCCGCCACGACCCCTGCGTTACCCCTCGTGCTGTCCCCATCGTCGAGGCCATGTccgccctcgtcgtcatGGATGCGCTCATGGCCCAGTATGCCCGCGAAAGCGCAAAGAATTTACTGCCCCCGCTGCCCAGCACCCTCCCTACCAAACCGACTCTCGGCTCCAGCGGTGCTCCCGCCTCTTCATAG
- a CDS encoding putative lipoate--protein ligase — MRRLLRGQCLLTSALAPRRSGSSPYEGAVRYNSALSTDHFAHLASRQSSRHQIYQSLSSDPYVNLSIEHFLLEHAPVDSSILFLYVNRPCVVIGRNQNPWLETNLEALYNDRVETQKGDDESEDVLLVRRRSGGGAVFHDFGNLNYSVISPRTTFTRNKHAEMVVQALHNIGATNTSVNDRHDIVMTSGTSEHGGSGASLPRKISGSAFKLTRHRALHHGTCLLDSPNINDLGFFLRSPARDYIKAKGVDSVRSPVTNVSTAFEDAFAPFSIQAVMEGIMEQFAQLYQVSPDAVRRAQRAHANEPELYAGSDWVAGVVGAQEGYGELEIRKGIDELRSLEWKYTQTPQFTFSTFPFEEDPRQRPTLPESLPPSTRVFLRFKHGAIVESEISVSSDSDVASEQARRVHEVLNGLKLHEIQLSQWDQLLTNRLGTGVEATVAHELARFIGSKLGA; from the exons ATGCGTCGTCTGCTGCGGGGACAATGCCTGCTGACGTCGGCTTTGGCTCCTAGACGGAGCGGTAGCAGCCCATATGAAGGTGCCGTACGATATAACTCAGCATTATCCACCGACCATTTTGCACACCTAGCGAGCCGTCAGTCCTCCCGGCACCAGATTTACCAGTCGCTATCATCCGATCCTTATGTGAATCTGTCCATCGAGCATTTCTTGCTGGAGCATGCGCCGGTCGACAGCAGCATTCTCTTTTTGTACGTCAATCGGCCATGCGTTGTCATCGGACGCAATCAGAACCCTTGGCTCGAGACCAATCTCGAAGCACTTTATAATGACCGCGTTGAAACCCAAAAGGGGGACGATGAGAGTGAAGACGTACTACTGGTTCGACGCAGATCCGGCGGAGGAGCTGTATTTCATGACTTTGGGAATTTGAATTACAGTGTGATTTCACCGCGGACCACTTTTACTCGCAACAAACATGCGGAGATGGTTGTACAGGCCCTCCACAATATCGGGGCGACCAACACCAGTGTTAATGACCGACACGACATCGTCATGACCTCCGGGACAAGCGAGCACGGAGGGTCTGGCGCATCTCTGCCTCGGAAAATCTCTGGTTCAGCATTCAAATTAACAAGGCACCGagctctgcatcatggaaCTTGCTTGTTAGATTCCCCTAATATCAACGATCTGGGTTTCTTTCTACGTTCGCCTGCCCGTGACTATATAAAGGCCAAAGGCGTGGACAGTGTGCGATCCCCAGTGACCAATGTCTCGACCGCCTTTGAGGATGCGTTTGCTCCCTTCTCGATACAAGCGGTGATGGAAGGCATTATGGAGCAATTTGCTCAGCTGTATCAAGTCAGTCCTGACGCTGTCCGCCGGGCGCAACGTGCTCACGCCAACGAACCTGAGCTGTACGCTGGATCCGACTGGGTGGCCGGTGTTGTAGGAGCGCAGGAAGGATATGGAGAGCTGGAGATTAGAAAGGGCATTGATGAGCTTCGG TCGTTGGAGTGGAAATACACTCAGACACCGCAGTTCACCTTTTCCACCTTCCCTTTCGAGGAGGATCCGCGCCAAAGACCCACATTGCCAGAGTCGCTGCCTCCCTCA ACCCGAGTATTTCTGCGCTTCAAACACGGTGCGATCGTTGAGAGCGAAATTTCGGTCTCATCTGATTCAGACGTGGCGTCTGAGCAAGCACGTCGAGTGCATGAAGTTTTGAATGGACTGAAGCTTCACGAGATCCAGTTGAGCCAATGGGACCAGCTACTTACGAACCGTCTCGGCACAGGCGTTGAGGCGACAGTTGCGCATGAGCTTGCGAGGTTCATTGGCAGCAAGCTGGGCGCCTAG
- a CDS encoding pyruvate dehydrogenase (acetyl-transferring) subunit E1 alpha codes for MGACVKEDDKPFTVRLSDESFETYEIDPPPYDLEVTKKELKQMYYDMVVTRRMEMAADRLYKEKKIRGFCHLSVGQEAVSTGIEHAITRDDKVITAYRCHGYALMRGGTVRSIIGELLGRREGIAYGKGGSMHMFAPNFYGGNGIVGAQVPVGAGLAFAQQYNGEKATSIVLYGDGASNQGQVFEAFNMAKLWNLPAIFGCENNKYGMGTSAARSSALTDYYKRGQYIPGIKVNGMDVLATKAAVQYAREYTIAGNGPLVFEYVTYRYGGHSMSDPGTTYRSREEIQRMRSTNDPIAGLKQKILDWKVMTEEELKALDKSARSHVDEEVAIAEQMPAPENNPRILFEDIYVRGSEPRWMRGRTVDETFYY; via the exons ATGGGTGCCTGCGTAAAGGAGGATGACAAGCCCTTCACAGTCAGACTCTCCGATGAGAGCTTCGAGACATACGAGATCGACCCTCCTCCATATGACCTCGAGGTCACCAAGAAAGAGTTGAAGCAGATGTACTATGATATGGTTGTGACCAG ACGCATGGAAATGGCCGCCGACCGTCTGtacaaggaaaagaagatcaGAGGTTTCTGCCACTTATCTGTCGGTCAGGAAGCTGTTTCTACCGGTATCGAACACGCCATCACCCGCGACGACAAGGTTATCACTGCCTACCGTTGCCACGGTTATGCTCTGATGCGCGGTGGTACCGTCCGTTCGATCATCGGAGAGCTGCTCGGTCGCCGTGAAGGTATCGCCTACGGAAAGGGTGGCTCGATGCACATGTTCGCCCCCAACTTCTACGGTGGTAACGGTATCGTCGGTGCTCAGGTCCCCGTTGGTGCCGGTCTCGCTTTCGCCCAGCAGTACAACGGGGAGAAGGCTACCAGCATTGTTCTGTATGGTGACGGTGCCTCCAACCAGGGTCAGGTCTTCGAGGCCTTCAACATGGCCAAGCTGTGGAACCTTCCTGCCATCTTCGGTTGTGAGA ATAACAAGTATGGTATGGGTACCTCCGCCGCTCGTTCCTCCGCCTTGACCGACTACTACAAGCGTGGTCAGTACATCCCTGGTATCAAGGTCAACGGTATGGATGTCCTTGCCACCAAGGCTGCTGTTCAGTACGCCAGAGAGTACACCATCGCCGGTAACGGTCCCCTGGTCTTCGAGTACGTCACCTACCGGTACGGTGGCCACTCCATGTCCGACCCCGGTACCACCTACCGTAGCCGTGAGGAGATCCAGCGCATGCGCAGCACCAACGATCCCATTGCCGGTCTCAAGCAGAAGATCCTCGACTGGAAAGTCAtgaccgaggaggaactCAAGGCTTTGGACAAGTCTGCCCGTAGCcacgtcgacgaggaggttgCCATTGCCGAGCAGATGCCCGCTCCCGAGAACAACCCCCGCATTCTGTTCGAGGACATCTATGTTCGCGGCAGTGAGCCCCGCTGGATGAGAGGCCGCACTGTCGACGAGACCTTCTACTACTAA
- a CDS encoding mitochondrial 37S ribosomal protein uS4m codes for MRNRATTPLSKAKIRQSWSKYNLFNLSRFRAPPTANRTFFQQKWTAKSVARAYHGEQVRESQWSRMFTRRIRSVVPMSPEKLASDDGSAMSAGRGAGLESEASGDGTAGAQDQTSLTPYTQMTFAPLERRLDVAIFRAMFASSTRQARQFVVHGAVTVNGKKMRYPGYLLNPGDLFQVEPERVMYATGAPKDKFERRESRVARRKAAESNEGQTEEGMAAETENKKDESETTEAQDQQKDDPKETLKKLLTQAKTIMSDSKDVLPAKRKQELRGFQKAVRRVLSRSESSTVLTDNLESQFSELITLLKAKKAEKKEDNESKKTASTPAEETSTTTSESTDATTTTTATSVAENKPSDKLSEAFQKAAQNPEEEVDTSELTEEEFEVLRRALIQMRDNPIDHSKPYATPWRPRDYMSAFAFIPRYLEVNHNICAAVYLRHPVARPGRTEVPTPFNENISTAAFAWYLRRR; via the exons ATGAGGAACAGGGCTACTACGCCATTGAGCAAGGCG AAAATCCGACAATCATGGAGCAAATATAATTTGTTCAACCTGAGTCGATTTCGCGCCCCTCCGACCGCAAACCGCACCTTCTTCCAACAGAAATGGACTGCCAAGTCCGTTGCCCGAGCATACCATGGCGAACAGGTCCGTGAAAGCCAATGGTCTCGGATGTTCACCCGCCGCATCCGCAGCGTCGTACCCATGAGCCCAGAGAAATTGGCTAGTGATGATGGTTCTGCAATGTCCGCCGGTCGAGGAGCGGGCCTGGAATCCGAAGCGAGCGGCGATGGCACAGCTGGGGCCCAGGACCAGACCTCCTTGACACCCTATACACAGATGACTTTTGCTCCTCTCGAGCGTCGGCTGGATGTTGCCATCTTCCGGGCGATGTTCGCCAGCAGTACTCGGCAGGCCCGGCAGTTTGTTGTACATGGTGCGGTGACGGTTAATGGCAAGAAG ATGAGATACCCTGGTTACCTCCTGAATCCTGGCGATCTTTTCCAGGTTGAACCGGAGCGCGTCATGTATGCGACCGGTGCCCCCAAGGACAAGTTTGAACGTCGAGAATCCCGCGTTGCTAGGAGAAAGGCGGCAGAGTCGAACGAGGGCCAAACAGAGGAGGGTATGGCTGCGGAGAcggagaacaagaaggatGAATCGGAGACAACAGAAGCACAGGATCAACAAAAGGATGACCCGAAGGAAACATTGAAGAAATTGCTCACTCAGGCCAAGACGATCATGTCCGACAGCAAGGACGTTCTCCCCGCCAAGCGCAAGCAGGAACTGCGCGGTTTTCAGAAGGCCGTCCGTAGAGTGTTGTCTCGTTCCGAATCGAGCACCGTCTTGACCGATAACCTCGAGTCTCAGTTCTCCGAGCTCATCACCTTGCTGAAGGCCAAGAaagccgagaagaaggaagacaatgagtcaaagaagacagcTTCTACGCCCGCAGAGGAGACCTCGACCACCACCTCCGAATCAACAGACGCTACCACCACGACTACCGCGACATCTGTTGCGGAGAACAAACCTAGCGACAAGCTTTCGGAAGCATTCCAGAAGGCGGCTCAGAACcccgaggaagaggtggacACGTCGGAGCTCACGGAGGAGGAATTCGAAGTGCTTCGACGGGCGCTGATTCAGATGCGTGATAACCCGATCGACCACAGCAAGCCTTACGCTACCCCTTGGCGGCCACGCGACTACATGAGCGCTTTCGCCTTTATCCCCCGATACCTCGAGGTCAACCACAACATCTGCGCGGCCGTATACCTGCGGCACCCCGTGGCGCGGCCAGGCCGCACAGAGGTGCCAACACCCTTCAACGAGAATATCAGCACAGCTGCGTTCGCCTGGTATCTCCGGAGACGTTAG
- the cds1 gene encoding phosphatidate cytidylyltransferase, translating into MSISDASDVASDPGSPSKNGNVSKPATIPEEKQEQPQLSEYEKKKQTFITRTIWTFVMIFLFFIAMFSGHIYIIGIVTAVQIISFKEVIAIANVPSREKNIRFTKSLNWYFLATTMYFLYGESVIYYFKHILLVEKGLLPLATHHRFISFTLYVMGFVFFVASLQKGHYRFQFTQFAWTHMALYLIVVQAHFVMNNVFEGMIWFFLPASLVITNDIFAYVCGITFGRTQLIQLSPKKTVEGFLGAWICTIIFGYFMTNILMRYKYFICPVNDLGSNVLTGLQCNPNPVFVPQPYSLPEWTGLSKTFYVEPMQFHILVFATFASLIAPFGGFFASGLKRTFKIKDFGESIPGHGGITDRMDCQFIMGFFSYMYYHSFIAVYKASVGDIIEAAINGLTVEEQFEVVRGLGKYLYNQGTVSETILDCLNGELKRR; encoded by the exons ATGAGCATCTCAGATGCTAGTGATGTGGCCTCCGACCCTGGGAGCCCGTCGAAGAATGGCAATGTCTCTAAACCCGCAACGATTCCCGAAGAG AAACAGGAACAGCCTCAATTGTCCgaatatgagaagaagaagcagacatTCATCACTCGGACAATATGGACGTTTGTGatgattttcctcttcttcattgccATGTTTTCGGGCCACATTTacatcatcggcatcgtCACGGCAGTCCAGATCATTTCGTTTAAGGAAGTCATTGCCATTGCGAATGTACCCAGCAGGGAGAAGAACATCCGCTTTACCAAGTCGCTCAACTGGTATTTCCTGGCAACCACCATGTACTTTTTGTATGGAGAAAGCGTGATTTACTATTTCAAGCATATCCTCCTCGTTGAGAAGGGATTGCTTCCTCTGGCCACTCACCATCGTTTTATCAGCTTTACGCTTTATGTTATGG GATTCGTCTTCTTTGTCGCATCGCTGCAAAAAGGTCACTACCGTTTTCAATTCACCCAGTTTGCGTGGACACATATGGCACTGTACCTGATCGTCGTCCAAGCGCACTTTGTCATGAACAATGTCTTCGAGGGCATGATCTGGTTCTTCCTCCCAGCCTCCCTCGTCATTACAAACGACATCTTCGCCTACGTGTGTGGTATCACTTTTGGTCGCACTCAGCTGATCCAGTTGTCACCCAAGAAGACTGTGGAGGGGTTTCTCGGTGCATGGATTTGCACCATTATTTTCGGTTATTTTATGACCAACATCCTGATGCGCTACAAGTACTTTATCTGCCCGGTCAACGACTTGGGATCTAACGTCCTGACCGGACTGCAATGCAACCCCAACCCTGTCTTTGTGCCTCAGCCCTATTCTCTCCCAGAATGGACTGGCCTGTCCAAGACCTTCTATGTTGAGCCTATGCAGTTCCACATCCTGGTGTTTGCCACCTTTGCCTCTCTCATTGCGCCTTTTGGTGGTTTCTTCGCATCGGGCCTCAAGCGCAccttcaagatcaaggacTTCGGTGAATCCATTCCTGGCCACGGTGGTATCACCGACCGCATGGACTGCCAGTTCATCATGGGCTTCTTCTCCTACATGTACTACCACAGCTTCATTGCAGTATACAAGGCCAGTGTGGGGGATATCATCGAGGCTGCCATCAACGGCCTCACAGTGGAGGAGCAGTTCGAAGTGGTTCGCGGTTTGGGCAAATACCTCTACAACCAGGGAACCGTTTCCGAGACG ATACTGGATTGCCTTAACGGCGAGTTGAAACGCCGTTGA
- a CDS encoding putative cyclin produces MRGQRFSRIHHASSWVLVHLPIYPSLPGKTRRFFRQHHRMTSEKKDDTTQPAGAEPSLPEPPAIHPSFIQVAKPYIFEQTIQKCIAAMGVNPLREEALRLQGVTWIDNVRRVLYLPIRTFNTAVVYYHKFRLIHPDTEYNYMDAAAAALFTACKIEDTLKKSREIVCAAYNLKLPPSEHMSPDNPVFEAHARGIIGLERLMLEASGFDFRTRHPQRTLIKLARHYGLSPQSEVSNLAYRISQDLYRTFAPIKQTTSTMAFCSLELAGRLLDQRLEPVEQGSDYEQWRTSREEVMETLFDLLELYTHNRNSTTVGPHFPPDRFLTVRIPLNKEAEDQRLPRYTHWVEDSRDSKPTDGARDGKDRPALKKRERDRDREAAAAPAVHPLTPVAANGERPKAGERGRDGAVRFMLDSECAKAEKARVAEYFKIEMEEYEVEE; encoded by the exons ATGCGCGGCCAAAGATTCAGTCGCATCCATCACGCATCATCCTGGGTCCTCGTACATTTACCAATTTACCCTTCTCTACCTGGCAAAACAAGAAGATTCTTCCGCCAGCACCACAGGATGACttcggagaagaaggatgacaCGACACAGCCGGCTGGAGCCGAACCTTCTCTACCGGAACCCCctgccatccatccatccttcATCCAGGTAGCCAAGCCGTATATCTTTGAACAAACAATTCAGAAATGCATCGCGGCCATGGGCGTCAATCCTCTGCGTGAGGAAGCTCTACGCTTGCAAGGGGTGACATGGATCGACAACGTGCGCCGAGTGCTCTATCT GCCTATTCGTACCTTCAACACTGCTGTTGTCTATTATCATAAATTCCGCCTTATTCACCCCGACACAGAGTACAATTACATG GATGCGGCTGCAGCTGCTCTATTCACGGCATGCAAGATCGAGGACACCCTTAAGAAGTCCCGGGAGATTGTATGTGCTGCGTACAACCTGAAGCTCCCTCCATCAGAGCATATGTCTCCTGACAACCCC GTTTTCGAAGCGCATGCTCGAGGTATCATCGGCCTCGAGAGGCTCATGCTCGAAGCGTCGGGCTTCGACTTCCGCACCCGTCATCCGCAGAGGACTTTGATCAAGCTAGCCAGACACTATGGTCTGTCGCCGCAATCCGAGGTTTCCAATCTCGCCTACCGCATCTCGCAGGATCTCTATCGAACATTTGCCCCCATTAAGCAGACCACCTCTACCATGGCCTTTTGCTCTCTCGAACTCGCTGGCCGCCTGCTGGATCAGCGTCTGGAGCCCGTTGAGCAGGGGTCAGATTACGAGCAATGGAGGACGAGCCGCGAAGAAGTAATGG AAACGCTCTTTGACCTGCTCGAGTTATACACACACAACCGCAACTCGACGACCGTCGGCCCGCATTTCCCACCTGATCGATTCCTCACAGTCCGCATCCCGCTGAACAAAGAAGCAGAGGACCAGAGATTACCCCGGTACACGCATTGGGTCGAAGACAGCAGAGATTCTAAGCCTACGGATGGCGCCAGAGACGGCAAAGACCGCCCTGCGCtaaaaaagagagagagagatagaGACAGGGAAGCCGCAGCCGCACCCGCGGTGCACCCGCTCACGCCTGTCGCTGCGAACGGGGAGAGACCCAAGGCTGGGGAACGAGGCCGGGACGGCGCCGTGCGCTTCATGCTGGATTCGGAGTGCGCAAAGGCCGAGAAGGCGCGCGTCGCTGAGTACTTCAAGATCGAGATGGAGGAGTACGAAGTGGAGGAATGA
- a CDS encoding putative fructosamine-3-kinase, with amino-acid sequence MAPVPATILRALSLPAASKANLSTANLGSGFTSTGVIRATVPTADGTGEEERQYFVKTSANGQAAEEMFRGEYESLNAIADSVPGFCPRALAWGPLDAQDSKDKSKSFFLATEFLELGAGAGGRSRRTSESLAQRLGKLHSTPAPADPETGRRRFGFPVPTFCGDTKQPNRWRDSWAEFYAQERLLTVLETSEKRNGKDVGLREMVERTVRSVVPALLRDGHLGYDREGKGEGITPVVVHGDLWSGNADLGRIVSSGRKEDEEVGAVVYDPSACYAHSEYELGIMKMFGGFGPAFFEAYHRIVPKTEPVEEYEDRVRLYELYHHLNHHAIFGAGYRSGAVSIMQKLLKKYGD; translated from the exons atggcaccAGTACCCGCAACAATTCTACGCGCACTCTCCCTCCCCGCTGCCTCCAAAGCCAACCTCTCAACCGCAAACCTAGGCTCCGGCTTCACCAGCACGGGGGTGATTCGTGCCACCGTCCCCACTGCAGACGGAACAGGCGAGGAAGAGCGCCAGTACTTCGTCAAGACGTCCGCGAACGGCCAGGCCGCAGAGGAGATGTTCCGCGGCGAGTATGAGTCGCTTAATGCCATCGCCGACTCGGTCCCGGGGTTCTGCCCTCGAGCACTAGCCTGGGGGCCGCTGGACGCGCAAGACAGCAAggacaagagcaagagcttTTTTCTTGCGACCGAGTTCCTCGAGTtgggtgctggtgctggcggcCGGAGCCGGCGGACGAGCGAGTCTCTCGCGCAGCGGCTGGGCAAGTTACACTCTACGCCTGCGCCGGCGGACCCGGAGACGGGCAGGCGGCGGTTTGGGTTCCCCGTACCGACGTTCTGCGGGGACACAAAGCAGCCGAACCGATGGCGGGATTCGTGGGCGGAATTCTACGCGCAGGAACGGCTGTTGACGGTACTGGAGACGTCGGAGAAGCGGAATGGGAAGGATGTGGGGTTGCGCGAGATGGTGGAGCGGACGGTGCGCAGTGTGGTGCCGGCGCTGCTGAGGGATGGGCACCTGGGGTATGACCGCGAGgggaagggggaggggatCACGCCAGTGGTGGTGCATGGGGATCTGTGGAGTGGGAATGCGGACCTGGGACGGATAGTGAGCAGTGGGCGcaaggaggacgaggaggtggGCGCGGTGGTGTATGATCCGTCGGCATGCTACGCACACAGCGAGTATGAGCTGGGGATTATGAAGATGTTTGGGGGGTTTGGGCCGGCGTTCTTCGAGGCGTATCATCGCATTGTGCCCAAGACCGAGCCAGTGGAGGAATATGAGGACCGCGTGAGGTTGTATGAGCT GTATCATCACCTGAACCATCATGCCATCTTCGGGGCTGGATATCGATCGGGTGCTGTATCGATTATGCAGAAGCTGCTTAAGAAGTACGGCGATTAG